A genomic window from Streptomyces sp. 846.5 includes:
- a CDS encoding response regulator transcription factor, with amino-acid sequence MDSTEASLLVVDDEPNIRELLSASLRFAGFNVSSAASGAEAVAAVARQRPDLVLLDVMLPDMDGFAVVRRLRDEQPGTPAGRGGERDRIPVIFLTAKDGVDDKISGLTAGGDDYVTKPFSLEELIARIRAILRRTGGPADAGRLVVADLELDPVGHQVVRGGLPVSLSPTEFKLLEYLMSNTGRVVSKMQILDHVWAYDFGGDLSIVESYISYLRRKIDSGANGNPKLIHTVRGIGYVLRRPPA; translated from the coding sequence ATGGACAGCACCGAAGCCAGTCTCCTGGTCGTCGACGACGAACCGAACATCCGGGAGCTGCTCTCGGCCTCGCTCCGCTTCGCGGGCTTCAACGTCTCCTCCGCCGCCTCCGGCGCCGAGGCCGTGGCGGCTGTCGCCAGGCAGCGGCCCGACCTGGTGCTACTGGACGTGATGCTGCCGGACATGGACGGCTTCGCCGTGGTCCGGCGGCTGCGGGACGAGCAGCCGGGCACCCCGGCCGGGCGCGGCGGTGAGCGCGACCGGATTCCTGTGATCTTCCTCACCGCCAAGGACGGCGTCGACGACAAGATCAGCGGACTGACGGCGGGCGGCGACGACTACGTCACCAAGCCCTTCAGCCTGGAGGAGCTGATCGCCCGGATCCGTGCCATCCTCCGCCGCACCGGCGGCCCCGCCGACGCGGGCCGGCTGGTCGTGGCCGACCTGGAGCTGGACCCGGTCGGCCACCAGGTGGTCCGCGGCGGCCTGCCGGTCTCGCTCTCGCCGACCGAGTTCAAGCTGCTGGAATACCTGATGAGCAACACCGGCCGGGTGGTGTCCAAGATGCAGATCCTGGACCACGTCTGGGCCTACGACTTCGGCGGGGACCTCAGCATCGTCGAGTCCTACATCTCCTACCTGCGGCGCAAGATCGACTCCGGCGCCAACGGCAACCCCAAGCTGATCCACACCGTCCGGGGAATCGGCTATGTCCTTCGTCGTCCGCCTGCTTGA
- a CDS encoding biotin/lipoyl-binding protein → MKALPRRRRAVLLNSLLAVGLLAGAGAAYAAVGTSSSSSKASSSTSTTATVQKGTVLATVSGSGSLVSPTDAGDSFITGGTVTKVYVQAGDKVTKGEVLAKVDPTNADETLTQAKAALVSAKANLVSAEAGTTTTTTVANTSNSSSGSSSSSSSGGSGSSGGSSGSTGTTTSTATATATTKTTTTVSASAVASAKSAVTSAENAVTAAQTAVDGTVLKASVGGTVASVSNKVGDTVSSSGSSTGTSSTSSSSSTTPTGFVVITNPSGMEVTADFSETDALKLKKNQGATVTLNAESSTILNAKVVSVSSLPVSSSSTSGSSSSAVEYEAVLKITSNTSGLRTGLSATVAVATGEADNALYLPTAAVTGTGTTRTVQLINADGSTTTTSVTVGVEGTSGIQIVSGLTEGQKVKETTVSQSSNNGFPGGGGAGGGFGGGAAGGGGARPGGGN, encoded by the coding sequence ATGAAGGCGCTTCCACGACGGCGCAGGGCCGTCCTGCTCAACTCCCTGCTCGCGGTGGGTCTGCTGGCCGGGGCCGGGGCTGCCTACGCAGCCGTCGGGACCTCCTCCTCCAGCAGCAAGGCGAGCAGCAGCACCAGCACGACGGCGACCGTGCAGAAGGGAACCGTGCTGGCGACGGTCTCGGGCTCGGGGAGCCTGGTGTCACCCACGGACGCCGGTGACAGTTTCATCACCGGTGGCACGGTCACCAAGGTCTATGTACAGGCCGGTGACAAGGTGACCAAGGGCGAGGTGCTGGCCAAGGTCGACCCCACCAATGCCGACGAGACACTGACCCAGGCCAAGGCGGCGCTGGTGTCGGCAAAGGCCAATCTGGTCTCCGCCGAGGCGGGCACGACCACCACGACGACGGTCGCCAACACGTCGAACTCCTCCAGTGGTTCCAGCAGTTCGAGCAGTTCGGGTGGTTCGGGCAGCTCCGGCGGGTCGAGCGGGTCGACCGGTACGACGACGAGCACGGCGACGGCCACTGCCACCACCAAGACCACCACCACCGTCAGCGCCAGCGCCGTGGCGTCGGCGAAGTCCGCGGTGACCTCGGCGGAGAACGCCGTCACCGCTGCTCAGACCGCGGTGGACGGCACCGTGCTGAAGGCGAGCGTCGGCGGCACCGTGGCCTCGGTGAGCAACAAGGTCGGCGACACGGTCTCCAGCTCCGGCTCCAGTACCGGCACCAGCTCCACGTCCAGCAGCAGCTCGACCACCCCGACCGGCTTCGTGGTGATCACCAACCCGAGTGGGATGGAGGTCACTGCGGACTTCTCCGAGACCGACGCGCTCAAGCTGAAGAAGAACCAGGGCGCGACGGTCACGCTCAACGCCGAGAGCAGCACGATCCTGAACGCCAAGGTCGTCTCGGTCAGTTCGCTCCCGGTCAGCTCCTCCTCCACCAGCGGCAGTTCCAGCAGCGCGGTGGAGTACGAGGCGGTGCTGAAGATCACCAGCAACACCAGCGGTCTGCGCACCGGCCTCTCGGCCACGGTCGCGGTCGCCACCGGTGAGGCCGACAACGCGCTGTACCTGCCGACGGCGGCGGTGACCGGCACCGGGACGACCCGGACGGTCCAGCTGATCAACGCCGACGGCAGCACCACCACCACGTCGGTGACCGTGGGCGTCGAGGGCACCAGCGGCATCCAGATCGTCAGCGGGCTGACCGAGGGTCAGAAGGTCAAGGAGACCACCGTCTCGCAGTCCAGCAACAACGGCTTCCCGGGTGGCGGCGGTGCCGGCGGCGGGTTCGGCGGGGGTGCGGCCGGCGGCGGTGGCGCCCGCCCCGGCGGTGGCAACTGA
- a CDS encoding biotin/lipoyl-binding protein — protein MKVLPRRRKAVLLNSVLALVLVSGAGAAYATVNSGSSSTAKSTTRTATVQQGTVTATVSGSGSLTSPTDAGVNFTTGGTLTEVDVTAGQKVTAGQVLAKVDPTTANETLTSAQAQLTSAQANLTAVENGTATSSGNGGSSSGGSSTTGGSTGSSTGGSTTGYTSSGGSSSGGSSSTGGSTGSTGTSHSASPTPSPSASAKPSASASPSASASASASASASKTPAASVQDVGYVTAATASATPTVDPAQLASAEQQVTTATNAVATAQRAVDGTVLKAPVSGTVASVTGKVGDSVSGTSGSGSGSGGSSSSSSTSSSSSLSGFVVITNPTGMEVSADFSESDALKLKSGQSASVTLNAQSGTTLTAKLLSISSLPVSSSSSSGGGGSSSSAVQYAALLSITSDTSNLRTGLSASVQVTTGSAQNALWVPTTAVTGTGANSTVTVVNANGTTTRTPVTVGIQGDTQVQITSGVQAGQTVQLTVVSTSGSNGFPGGGFPGGAGGSGRTRTGGGAAGGLGGVG, from the coding sequence ATGAAGGTGCTCCCACGACGGCGCAAAGCCGTTCTGTTGAACTCCGTCCTCGCCCTGGTGCTGGTCTCCGGGGCCGGGGCCGCGTACGCGACCGTGAACAGCGGCAGTAGCAGCACCGCCAAGAGCACGACCCGGACAGCCACCGTCCAGCAGGGAACGGTGACCGCCACGGTGTCCGGCTCGGGCTCGCTGACCTCGCCGACCGATGCCGGTGTGAATTTCACCACCGGCGGCACGCTTACCGAGGTGGACGTCACCGCAGGTCAGAAGGTCACCGCCGGGCAGGTCCTGGCGAAGGTCGACCCGACCACGGCGAACGAGACACTGACGTCGGCCCAAGCCCAGCTGACCTCCGCGCAGGCCAACCTGACCGCGGTGGAGAACGGCACGGCCACCAGCAGCGGCAACGGCGGCAGCTCCTCCGGCGGCAGCAGCACGACCGGTGGCAGCACCGGCAGCTCGACCGGCGGCAGCACCACCGGTTACACCAGTTCGGGTGGCAGCAGCTCCGGCGGCAGCAGCTCGACCGGCGGCAGTACCGGCTCCACCGGTACCTCGCACAGCGCCAGTCCCACGCCCAGCCCGTCGGCCTCGGCCAAGCCGAGCGCGTCGGCGAGTCCCTCCGCCAGTGCCTCGGCGTCGGCGTCGGCCTCCGCGTCGAAGACGCCGGCTGCGAGCGTCCAGGACGTCGGCTATGTCACCGCCGCCACCGCGAGCGCCACGCCCACGGTCGACCCGGCGCAGCTGGCCTCGGCCGAGCAGCAGGTCACCACGGCGACCAACGCCGTCGCCACCGCCCAGCGCGCGGTGGACGGCACGGTGCTGAAGGCGCCGGTCAGCGGCACCGTCGCCTCGGTCACCGGCAAGGTCGGCGACAGCGTCTCCGGCACCTCCGGTTCCGGCTCGGGCTCGGGGGGCAGCAGCAGTTCGAGCTCCACCAGCTCCTCCTCGTCCCTCAGCGGCTTCGTCGTGATCACCAACCCCACCGGGATGGAGGTCTCGGCGGACTTCTCCGAGTCGGACGCCCTGAAGCTGAAGTCGGGACAGTCGGCCAGCGTCACCCTGAACGCGCAGAGCGGCACCACCCTCACCGCCAAGCTGCTCTCCATCAGCTCACTGCCGGTGAGCAGTTCCAGCAGCAGCGGCGGGGGCGGGAGTTCCAGTTCCGCGGTGCAGTACGCGGCGCTGCTGTCGATCACCAGCGACACCTCGAACCTGCGCACCGGTCTCAGCGCCAGCGTGCAGGTGACCACCGGCTCGGCCCAGAACGCGCTGTGGGTGCCGACGACCGCGGTCACCGGCACCGGCGCCAACAGCACCGTGACCGTCGTCAACGCGAACGGGACCACCACCCGCACCCCGGTGACCGTGGGCATCCAGGGCGACACCCAGGTGCAGATCACCAGTGGCGTCCAGGCCGGCCAGACGGTGCAGCTGACCGTGGTGTCCACCAGCGGCAGCAACGGCTTCCCGGGCGGCGGCTTCCCCGGCGGCGCCGGTGGTTCCGGCCGGACCAGGACCGGCGGCGGCGCCGCGGGCGGTCTCGGCGGTGTCGGATGA
- a CDS encoding ABC transporter permease, whose amino-acid sequence MNPFQTLRFALGGLAANKIRSLLTMLGVLIGVAAVILLLAVGNGSSAAVKASITALGANSLTITSGTGNSSTSTATSTKPLSVSDATALADTTKAPDIKSVAPEVSTSGTAIYQGLSHSVSSIIGTYTGYFEATNSKVDKGDYFSNDDILNDRKVAVIGSTTATDLFGTVDPVGKTITIGSTPFKVVGVLATKGSTGLTSSDDVVVAPLTTVQNAFTGFGSLTQIVVEATSSSAITAATSEISTIMMNQHGITSASAADFQISSATSLLSTQASTNKTFTVLLGAVAAISLLVGGIGITNIMLVTVTERTREIGIRKAIGAPKGVILSQFLAEAVLLSVLGAGLGVIVALIGTNFKIDSIKPVIMPASVWGSFGISVAIGLFFGSYPANRAASLRPIEALRHE is encoded by the coding sequence GTGAACCCCTTCCAGACCCTGCGCTTCGCCCTCGGCGGCCTCGCGGCGAACAAGATCCGTTCGCTGCTGACCATGCTCGGCGTGCTGATCGGCGTGGCGGCGGTGATCCTGCTGCTGGCCGTGGGCAACGGCTCCTCGGCGGCGGTCAAGGCGTCCATCACCGCGCTCGGCGCCAACTCGCTGACCATCACCTCGGGCACCGGGAACAGCAGCACCTCCACGGCGACCAGCACCAAGCCGCTGAGCGTCTCGGACGCGACGGCGCTGGCCGACACCACCAAGGCCCCCGACATCAAGAGCGTCGCGCCCGAGGTCAGCACCTCGGGGACGGCGATCTACCAGGGCCTCTCGCACTCGGTCAGCTCCATCATCGGTACCTACACCGGGTACTTCGAGGCGACCAACAGCAAGGTCGACAAGGGCGACTACTTCAGCAACGACGACATCCTGAACGACCGCAAGGTCGCGGTGATCGGCTCCACCACCGCCACCGACCTGTTCGGGACGGTCGACCCGGTCGGCAAGACCATCACCATCGGCAGCACCCCCTTCAAGGTGGTCGGGGTGCTGGCCACCAAGGGCAGCACCGGCCTGACCTCGTCGGACGACGTGGTGGTCGCGCCGCTGACCACCGTCCAGAACGCCTTCACCGGCTTCGGCTCGCTCACCCAGATCGTGGTGGAGGCGACCTCCTCGTCCGCCATCACGGCGGCCACCAGCGAGATCAGCACCATCATGATGAACCAGCACGGCATCACCAGCGCCAGCGCGGCCGACTTCCAGATCAGCAGCGCGACCTCGCTGCTGAGCACCCAGGCGTCGACCAACAAGACGTTCACGGTGCTGCTGGGGGCGGTGGCGGCGATCTCGCTGCTGGTCGGCGGGATCGGGATCACCAACATCATGCTGGTCACGGTCACCGAGCGGACCCGGGAGATCGGCATCCGCAAGGCCATCGGCGCGCCGAAGGGCGTCATCCTGTCCCAGTTCCTCGCCGAGGCCGTCCTGCTGTCGGTGCTCGGTGCGGGGCTCGGGGTGATCGTGGCGCTGATCGGGACGAACTTCAAGATCGACAGCATCAAGCCGGTGATCATGCCGGCCTCGGTCTGGGGCTCGTTCGGGATCTCCGTCGCCATCGGCCTGTTCTTCGGCAGCTACCCGGCCAACCGGGCGGCGAGCCTGCGGCCCATCGAGGCGTTGCGCCATGAGTGA
- the hisC gene encoding histidinol-phosphate transaminase, whose protein sequence is MPQQGPRLREALRGIPAYKPGKPAVGGEGAPAYKLSSNENPYPPLPGVLESVVAAADSFNRYPDMGVSALVAELAQRFGVPESHIATGTGSVGVAQSLLQATSGPGDEVVYAWRSFEAYPIIVQISGATSVQVPLAEGDVHDLDAMLAAVTERTRLIFVCNPNNPTGTAVRGAELERFLDAVPSDVLVVLDEAYCEFVRDGEVPNGIDLYRDRPNVCVLRTFSKAYGLAGLRVGFAIAHEPVAAALRQTAVPFGVSQLAQDAAVASLRAERELLRRVDALVDERTRVVAALTAQGWTVPDSQANFVWLRLGERTLEFAAACEAAGVVVRPFAGEGVRVSIGEVEANDLFVEAAGVFRKGV, encoded by the coding sequence CTGCCGCAGCAGGGCCCCCGTCTGCGGGAGGCCCTCCGGGGCATCCCGGCCTACAAGCCCGGTAAGCCGGCCGTCGGCGGTGAGGGCGCGCCCGCGTACAAGCTCTCCTCGAACGAGAACCCGTACCCGCCGCTGCCCGGCGTGCTGGAGTCGGTGGTCGCCGCCGCCGACAGCTTCAACCGCTACCCGGACATGGGCGTCAGCGCGCTCGTCGCGGAGCTCGCCCAGCGGTTCGGCGTCCCTGAGTCGCACATCGCCACCGGCACCGGGTCGGTCGGCGTGGCCCAGTCGCTGCTGCAGGCCACCTCCGGCCCGGGCGACGAGGTCGTCTACGCCTGGCGCTCGTTCGAGGCGTACCCGATCATCGTCCAGATCAGCGGCGCGACGTCGGTGCAGGTGCCGCTGGCCGAGGGCGACGTGCACGACCTGGACGCCATGCTGGCGGCCGTCACCGAGCGCACCCGGCTGATCTTCGTCTGCAACCCCAACAACCCGACCGGGACGGCGGTCCGCGGGGCAGAGCTGGAGCGGTTCCTGGACGCGGTGCCCAGCGACGTCCTGGTGGTGCTGGACGAGGCCTACTGCGAGTTCGTCCGCGACGGTGAGGTGCCGAACGGCATCGACCTCTACCGCGACCGCCCCAATGTCTGCGTGCTGCGCACCTTCTCCAAGGCGTACGGACTGGCCGGCCTGCGGGTCGGCTTCGCCATCGCGCACGAGCCGGTCGCGGCGGCGCTGCGGCAGACAGCGGTGCCGTTCGGCGTCAGTCAGCTCGCCCAGGACGCGGCGGTGGCCTCGCTGCGCGCGGAACGGGAGCTGCTGCGACGGGTGGACGCACTGGTCGACGAGCGCACGCGGGTTGTCGCCGCGCTCACCGCCCAGGGCTGGACGGTCCCGGACTCCCAGGCCAACTTCGTCTGGCTCCGGCTGGGCGAGCGCACCCTGGAGTTCGCCGCGGCGTGCGAGGCGGCGGGGGTCGTCGTCCGCCCGTTCGCGGGGGAGGGCGTACGGGTCAGCATCGGGGAGGTCGAGGCGAACGACCTGTTCGTGGAGGCGGCGGGGGTGTTTCGCAAGGGGGTGTAG
- a CDS encoding ABC transporter ATP-binding protein, producing MRLRSRPRQPPPDALPAPRGPVPILAVRKLVKTYGQGDAAVHALAGPRDADGVEQGVDLTVYQGDFVAIMGSSGSGKSTLMNILGCLDAPTTGRYLLDGIDVGYLDEHQLSLVRNRKIGFIFQSFNLVPRTTAVAQVELPLAYAGVRAAERRRRAMAALTLVGLADRADHRPNELSGGQQQRVAVARALVTGPAMLLADEPTGNLDSRSTDDVLGIVDRLNAAGRTIVLITHEDEVARHAKRVIRLVDGQIYEDIRQAPLQGLPPALLDPVEFASHTLHIGHVRAHANGGDR from the coding sequence ATGAGACTCCGCAGCAGGCCGCGGCAGCCCCCTCCGGACGCGCTGCCGGCCCCCCGTGGCCCGGTGCCGATCCTGGCGGTGCGCAAGCTGGTCAAGACCTACGGCCAGGGTGACGCCGCGGTGCACGCCCTGGCGGGTCCGCGGGACGCCGACGGGGTGGAGCAGGGCGTCGACCTGACGGTCTATCAGGGTGATTTCGTCGCCATCATGGGCAGTTCGGGTTCGGGCAAGTCGACCCTGATGAACATCCTGGGCTGCCTGGACGCTCCTACGACCGGGCGGTACCTGCTGGACGGGATCGACGTCGGTTACCTGGACGAGCACCAGCTGTCGCTGGTGCGCAACCGCAAGATCGGCTTCATCTTCCAGTCGTTCAACCTGGTTCCGCGCACCACCGCCGTCGCCCAGGTCGAACTCCCGCTCGCCTACGCGGGGGTGAGGGCGGCCGAGCGTCGCCGCCGGGCGATGGCGGCGCTGACCCTGGTGGGTCTGGCGGACCGGGCGGACCACCGTCCCAACGAGCTCTCCGGCGGCCAGCAGCAGCGCGTCGCCGTCGCCCGCGCGCTGGTCACCGGACCGGCGATGCTGCTGGCGGACGAGCCGACCGGGAACCTGGACAGCCGCAGCACCGACGACGTCCTCGGCATCGTCGACCGGCTGAACGCCGCCGGCCGCACCATCGTCCTGATCACCCACGAGGACGAGGTGGCCCGGCACGCCAAGCGGGTGATCCGGCTGGTCGACGGCCAGATCTACGAGGACATCCGGCAGGCGCCGCTGCAGGGCCTGCCCCCCGCGCTGCTCGACCCGGTCGAGTTCGCCTCGCACACCCTGCACATCGGACACGTACGAGCCCACGCGAACGGAGGCGACCGATGA
- a CDS encoding ABC transporter permease, with translation MNPFQTLRFAFGGLAANKVRSGLTMLGVLIGVAAVILLLAVGNGSSQAVAASIQALGTNALTVSSGSSSSTSTATTIKPLTVDDARALADTSQAPDIKGVAPEVSTSQTAIYQGTSHTVSSVVGTYPAYFEASNSKVSKGDYFSNDDVLNSRKVAVIGSTTATDLFGTASPIGKVITLGGTPFTVVGELATKGGTGFQDPDDTIIAPLPTVQNAFTGFSGSLSQILIEATTADATTPAQNEITTILMGQHGITSASAVDFRISSQTSLLSTRTSTNQTFTVLLGAVAAISLLVGGIGITNIMLVTVTERTREIGIRKAIGAPKGVILSQFLAESTLLSMVGGGLGVATALIGAHFKIVGIKPVVIPSSVYGAFGIAVAIGLFFGSYPASRAASLRPIEALRHE, from the coding sequence ATGAACCCCTTCCAGACCCTGCGCTTCGCCTTCGGCGGCCTGGCCGCCAACAAGGTCCGCTCCGGCCTGACCATGCTGGGGGTGCTGATCGGCGTCGCCGCGGTCATCCTGCTGCTCGCCGTCGGCAACGGCTCCTCGCAGGCGGTCGCGGCCTCCATCCAGGCCCTCGGCACCAACGCCCTGACGGTCAGCTCGGGTTCCAGTTCGAGCACCTCCACCGCGACCACGATCAAGCCGCTCACCGTGGACGACGCCCGAGCGCTGGCCGACACCAGCCAGGCCCCGGACATCAAGGGCGTCGCGCCCGAGGTCAGCACCTCGCAGACGGCGATCTACCAGGGCACCTCGCACACCGTCAGCTCCGTGGTCGGCACCTACCCCGCCTACTTCGAGGCGTCCAACAGCAAGGTCAGCAAGGGCGACTACTTCAGCAACGACGATGTGCTGAACTCCCGCAAGGTCGCCGTGATCGGGTCGACCACCGCCACCGACCTGTTCGGCACGGCCAGCCCGATCGGCAAGGTGATCACCCTGGGCGGCACCCCGTTCACCGTGGTCGGTGAACTGGCCACCAAGGGCGGTACCGGCTTCCAGGACCCGGACGACACGATCATCGCGCCGCTGCCGACCGTCCAGAACGCCTTCACCGGGTTCAGCGGCTCTCTCAGCCAGATCCTGATCGAGGCGACCACCGCGGACGCGACCACCCCCGCCCAGAACGAGATCACCACGATCCTGATGGGCCAGCACGGCATCACCAGCGCCAGCGCGGTGGACTTCCGGATCAGCAGCCAGACCTCACTGCTGAGCACCCGTACCTCCACCAACCAGACCTTCACCGTGCTGCTGGGGGCGGTGGCGGCGATCTCGCTGCTGGTCGGCGGGATCGGGATCACCAACATCATGCTGGTCACCGTCACCGAGCGGACCCGCGAGATCGGCATCCGCAAGGCCATCGGCGCGCCCAAGGGCGTCATCCTGTCCCAGTTCCTCGCCGAGTCGACCCTGCTCTCCATGGTCGGCGGCGGACTCGGCGTGGCCACCGCGCTGATCGGGGCACATTTCAAGATCGTCGGTATCAAGCCGGTGGTGATCCCGTCCTCGGTGTACGGGGCCTTCGGCATCGCCGTCGCCATCGGCCTGTTCTTCGGCAGCTACCCGGCCAGCCGGGCGGCGAGCCTGCGCCCGATCGAGGCGTTGCGTCATGAGTGA
- a CDS encoding ABC transporter ATP-binding protein: protein MAPRYSALARRTKADKAAAALAEADAPKVRPPVIAVRRLVKSYGFGDAAVHALRGPEDHEGNPQGVDLTISEGDFVAIMGSSGSGKSTLMNILGCLDVPTSGRYLLDGIDVGYLDEHQLSLVRNRKIGFIFQSFNLVPRTTAVAQVELPLAYAGVRKSERRRRAMAALTLVGLADRADHRPNELSGGQQQRVAVARALVTSPAMLLADEPTGNLDSRSTDDVLAIVDRLNAAGRTVVLITHEDEVARHAKRVVRLVDGQIYEDIRQAPVHGQPPALLDPVEFAAHTLHVQNVRANAVGGAR, encoded by the coding sequence ATGGCGCCCCGGTACTCGGCCCTGGCCAGGCGGACGAAGGCCGACAAGGCCGCTGCCGCCCTGGCCGAGGCGGACGCGCCGAAGGTGCGGCCGCCGGTCATCGCGGTGCGCCGGCTGGTCAAGTCGTACGGCTTCGGCGACGCCGCGGTGCACGCGCTGCGCGGCCCGGAGGACCACGAGGGCAACCCCCAGGGCGTCGATCTGACGATCAGTGAGGGCGATTTCGTCGCCATCATGGGCAGTTCGGGGTCGGGCAAGTCGACGCTGATGAACATCCTGGGCTGCCTGGACGTCCCGACCTCCGGGCGGTACCTGCTGGACGGGATCGACGTCGGCTATCTGGACGAGCACCAGCTGTCGCTGGTGCGCAACCGCAAGATCGGCTTCATCTTCCAGTCGTTCAACCTGGTTCCGCGCACCACCGCGGTGGCTCAGGTCGAGCTGCCGCTCGCCTACGCGGGGGTGCGCAAGTCTGAGCGCCGGCGTCGGGCGATGGCGGCGCTGACGCTGGTGGGGCTGGCGGACCGGGCGGACCACCGTCCCAACGAGCTGTCGGGCGGGCAGCAGCAGCGGGTCGCGGTGGCCCGTGCGCTGGTGACCAGTCCGGCGATGCTGCTGGCGGACGAGCCGACCGGGAACCTGGACAGCCGCAGCACCGACGACGTGCTGGCCATCGTCGACCGGCTGAACGCGGCGGGTCGGACGGTCGTGCTGATCACGCACGAGGACGAGGTGGCCCGGCACGCCAAGCGGGTGGTCCGGCTGGTCGACGGCCAGATCTACGAGGACATCCGGCAGGCCCCGGTGCACGGGCAGCCGCCGGCGCTGCTCGACCCGGTCGAGTTCGCCGCGCACACCCTGCATGTCCAGAACGTCAGGGCCAACGCGGTCGGAGGCGCCCGGTGA